In Novosphingobium sp. RL4, the sequence CGGTTTCGTCGAACTTGGTCGTCTTCAGGTCGCGCAGGGTCTGCAGCGCTTCAGCGACAGGGTAGTGCTTGAGGTTTTCGCCGAGCTTCTCGGTCAGCGACTTCTGCTTCTTGGTCACCTTGGCCATGGAATCAGCCCTCCACCACTTGCAGGCCCATCGCGCGGGCCGAACCTTCGATGATCTTGGTGGCGGCTTCAATGTCGTTGGCATTGAGGTCGGCCATCTTGACCTGGGCGATCTCGGCAAGCTGCGAGCGCTTGACGGTACCGGCGCTGATCTTGCCCGGCTCCTTCGAGCCCGACTTCAGGTTCACGGCCTTCTTGATGAGGAAGGTCGCCGGGGGGGTCTTGGTGACGAACGTGAAGCTGCGATCCGCATACACCGTGATGATGGTGGGGATCGGCATGCCCTTTTCGAGCTCCTGCGTGGCAGCATTGAACGCCTTGCAGAATTCCATGATGTTCACGCCGCGCTGACCCAGCGCAGGGCCGATCGGCGGGGACGGCGTGGCGCTGCCAGCCTTGACCTGCAGCTTGATGTAACCTTCGATCTTCTTGGCCATTTGGCCACTCCTTTCACACTTTCACACCTGCACGGCAGATGCTCATGTTTAGCGGTCTTACGGACGCTGGAGCATCCTCCCGCAGGGAATCGCACCGGCACGAGGCCGATCCGAAGTGCG encodes:
- the rplK gene encoding 50S ribosomal protein L11, which gives rise to MAKKIEGYIKLQVKAGSATPSPPIGPALGQRGVNIMEFCKAFNAATQELEKGMPIPTIITVYADRSFTFVTKTPPATFLIKKAVNLKSGSKEPGKISAGTVKRSQLAEIAQVKMADLNANDIEAATKIIEGSARAMGLQVVEG